The Patescibacteria group bacterium genomic sequence AAAGAGCGGCTCGAAGTGAACCCCTTCGAGCAGACCGTCGAGGAGCAGCTCTCGGCCATGCGTAAGCAGAATGCCGAGGGCAACTGGGGCATCTCCGAGGAGACGCTCGCCAAGCTCGCCGAGTCGGCACCGGCCTGGCCCAAGGGTCGCGATGCCTACCGCTCGTTCCGCATCCGCTTTGGTGAAGGGAATGATGGCGTGGCGCAGACCTTCGAGGCGCATGCCGCGGCCATGAAGCGCGTGCACGGCGAGAAGTTGTGGCGGTGGGAACTGCTCCACTCCGGCAAGGTGCCGTACAAGGGCAAGGACGTGGAGCGCCTCAAGCTCCACGCCGGCAACCACACCCACCACGCCGTGGTCGAGTGGATCATCGTGAACGACCTGTCGGCCAACCGCAAGCGCAAGGACGTCACGTCGGTGCGCGGCCCCAAGTCCCTCGCGGACGAAGGTATCGTGCTCGCGTGGCTGTTCCCCAAACGCGTTCAGGCCATCGACTACGACACGTGGTGCGCCTGGTTCTGCGGCGGCTACGAGTCGAACGTCCCCGAGGACGGCGACGAGGAGTGGCAGGGCGTGGTGATCGTGTTCCGCGATACCGCTTCGGGCGGGGTGCTCCTGGGCGCCCGTTGGCGCGGCAACGACGACCCGGACTACTCCGTTCCTCCCCTCGGGTAGTGCTCGGGACTCGAACGCTTGGCGCTCGATGGATCTTGGACCTTTGGTCCTTGGTCCGTCGAGTGCCTTTTCGTTTGGCGGGTGGATTTGGCGGTCGCGTACGTTGGGAGGTTGAACTTCCAAGGTTGAACCTCCCATGGTTAACGGGATGATTGACCGGCTTTCCTTGCCGCGGTAGAGTGTCCGATCCTTATGGAAGCCTTCGTGCACCAGCGCATCCATGACACGCTCAAGGCAGCGAAGAAGCCGCTGCTCGTTTGCGACGCGCGCATTGACGGGGACAGCTTGGGGAGCGCCTTGGCCGTGGCGGACTGGCTCATGAAGGAAGGGAAATCGCCGCGCGTGTTCGTCGTGACTCCTGTCCCGGAGAGTTATCGGTTCTTGCCGCATCTGGAGCGGACGACGAGCGACCAAAGCGTGTTCGCGGACGTGCAGCTCGACGCGATCGCGTTCTTCGACTGTTCGCGTCAGGAGTTCGCGGCGGAGCTGCTGAAGCCCGTCCCGGGGCGGCCCGCCATCATCAATATCGACCATCATTCCACAAACCCGCGGTACGGCGACGTGAACCAGGTACTCACCGACGCGCCGGCCACGGCCGAGGTGGTGCACCGGTTCTTCAAGGAGAACGGCATCGTCCCGAGCAAGGAAGCGGCGCTGTGCCTGCTCGCCGGCATCTACTTCGACACCACGGCGTTTTCAAACGGGGCCACGTGCGAGCGCGCGTTCCTGTCGGCGGCGGAGCTCGTGCGATGCGGAGGGAAGCCCAAGGACGTGATCCGGGCGCTCATGTACAACCGGCCCATGTCGGCGTTGCGCGCGTGGGGGACGGCGCTTGAGCGCCTCCGCGAGCTCCCGGGCACGGGCTGGGTCGTGACCCACGTCACCCTCGCGGACCTCGCCGCGCACGGCGCCACGGACGACGACCTGCAGGAGTTCTCCACCTTCCTTGCCATGATGATCGACGCGCCCACCGTGGCCGTGCTGCAGGAGGCGCCGGGCATGGTCAAAGTGAGCATGAGAAGCCACGGCAGCGACGTGTCGGCCGTTGCCAGGCGCTTTGGCGGGGGAGGGCATGTGAAAGCCGCCGGCTGCCGCATGAGCGGCGTTACCCTTGAGGAGGCGGAGGAGTGTCTAAAAACGGAAATATGTAGGATGTAGGATGTAGAATGAATCATCCTCAGTCCCATCCTTCATTCTACATCCTACATTCTTCATAAAACCTTATGGATACCCCTACCGCCAACTATCTCATCCCTACGGTCATCGAAAAGACGCACCAGGGCGAGCGCGCCTACGACATCTATTCGCGCCTCCTCAAGGACCGCATCATCTTCCTCGGCACCCAGGTGGACGACACGGTGGCGAACCTCATCATCGCCCAGCTGTTGTTTCTCGAGAGCCAGGACAAGACCAAGGACATCAAGCTGTACGTGAACTCCCCGGGCGGCTCCGTCACGGCCGGGCTCGCCATTTACGACGCCATGCAGTACGTGAAGCCGGACGTGTCCACTATCTGCGTTGGCATGGCGGCCTCGATGGGCGCGGTGCTCTTGGCCGGCGGCGCAAAGGGGAAGCGCTTCAGCCTGCCCAACTCCGAGATCATGATCCACCAGGTGCTGGGCGGGTTCCAGGGCCAAGCCACCGACATCCACATCCACGCCACCAGGATCCTCAAGATCAAGGATCGGTTGAACGAGATCCTCGCGACGCACACCGGCCAGAAGAAATCGAAGGTCCAAGAGGACACGGAGCGCGACAACTTCATGGACCCGATGGACGCGAAGAAGTACGGGCTGATCGACAAGGTGATCACGACGCTTTAGCCGGTCCTGACAGCCAAAATCAATGCTTTTCTAAGAAAACACACAGGCCCTGGCCTGTGTGTTTGTTCGGGATAACATCGGGATGGTGCAGGACGTTGACAAATATCCGTGTCACCCGTAAAGTAGCGAGTCAATCGTTCCTTCTCTTTGCAACCTTCCCCCGTCAGTGACGATAGGGGATAGAGAACCCGCCTTCGCCAAAGGCTACGGCGGGCAAACAAAAAGGCCCGTTGCAATCAGTGACCTGCAGGCACGACAAGCATGGGATTTCATTTCGTGGGTGTTCTGGCTAACGCTCGACCACCCCACGACTGAAATTTCTTGCCTGCAGTTCACTCGTTACAACGGCCTTTTGCATTCCCGGGGTATCTCGGGAGTTCCTTCGCCGCTGATGCGTCTCAGGATGACCAGACCCTCTGCGGGTATGGTCATTTTTTGTTTGTGTGCGTTGGATGCCATGTGCAGGAGCGTTGCCGGAGAAGCGACGCCGCTGACAGGTCATCCATGATGATACGCCTTCTGTTTCATGCGACAAGCGAGAGATGTGGATAAGCGTGTTTCGGAAGTGCGGAACGTATGGAGACACGGAATAGATGGAATCACGGAGTGACGGTCGGCGGAGCGGTGACCGCGCCTCCCGCGTCGATGGCCCCCGTCGGCGCCTCGACGCTCGATGCGCCGGTGCCCACGAGACAGATTTTCGGGAGCGGACGATAGTGCGAGGCGAACTCGGTCTGTTCTTCCGTCCCGTCGGGACGCGCGATCGTATACAGGAAGGTGGTATCGGCGCCGTTGTGCGGGGACTGGCATTGCTGCTCTCCGGCGGGGAGGCTTTCGGTCGGGGTGTCCACCTGGTCGCCGAACGGGATCCATCGGATCACCTTGGGCGGGGTGTAGGACCCTTTCCGGCCGTCGGAGGTTCCCCAGAAGTGGAAGTCGAGCGTCTGTTTCGTCTCGTCCATGAATGCCTGGAACAGGACGTAATGGCCCGTGTCATTCGTGAACTTCAGGTCCGGCGCCGGTTCGTAAATGGTGGCGTCCGTCCCAGGATTGCCGTTGCTCGGATCGCCGTAATAGGAGATCACGAGGCTGTGGTTGCGTCGCTCCACCACGGGGAGGCCGGAATTCATGATCGTTCGGAACGTGGTGGTGCCGATCTGGCACAGCCCGCCGCCGAGCTCGGGCGTGATCTTGTCCCCCTTGATGACCAGTTCGGCGAGATAGCCGTTCGCGGCATCGAACGGCTTGAGCGCGTTGATGAGCGAGAAGGTCTCATCGGGCGCGATGAGCAGGCCGTTCAGGAGCTTCACCCCGTTCTTGATGTTCTTGATGCGGTTCTTCGGGCTCCCTTTGAAGCTTGATGTCCCCGTGCCGAGTTCCGCGACGATGCCCAGGTCGTCGCCTTGAGAGGTTTGGACGCTCGGCTCGGTATCGATGAGAACGATCGAGGTCTCTCGTCCCTCCTCGAACACCCCGACGCTGGCATCGTTAAGGTCGCTCTCGAACCGTTCCTGTGTCAGACGCCTGTCGATGGCGCGTCCGGCTTGGCTCGTCGCGAATTCGGAGACTTTGCCGTCCACGATCTGGAACCGGGCGTTGCGCGCCGGTATCTCCACGACCTTCGCGAGCTCATCGAGCTCCTTGCCGAACGCTTCCTCATCCACCCCAAGGAAGACATATCCGTCCTGCAACCTCGGGACGAGCATGCGGGAGAGCTTCGCGGCGTTCATGCTCCAGATGACGGGATGTTCCTCCGTCCCTTGTTCCGCATCCTCCAGCTTAAAGGGGAAGGGAGCGCGCGCGAGGGCGTTTTCCGCCTGTTCGAGCCGCATGCGGACCGCTTCGGCTTCGATCGTGGGCCGCATGGCGGTCATGGAAAGGCGGACCGGGGCCGGGGAGAGCGAACGGAGGGCTTCGGTGAGACGGGGGACGAACGTATCGAAGTCGAACGTGCGGCCGACGGCGCCCTCCACGACGTCCGCCTGCCAGCCGTCGCGCTCTTCCGTGAATGAGAACGAAGCTTCCTTGAACGGGATTTCCAGGTCCGGGAAGGCGGCGCGGACGTTCGTCTCCACGTTCTCACGGGTGAGGGCGACCGGAACGTCGATCCGTCGCATGGGCCCGAACAGTCGCGCGCGCATGAGCAGCAGCACGTCGAGCGCCGGGGACTCGGAGCGGCCGTAGGCGAGCGCCGCCTCGGCGCCCGCGCTCACGTCAAACGTCACGTCCTCGGTGGTGTCCCCGCTCATGAAGGTGATGAGCGGGATGACGGCATGCCTGCCATCAAGGTCGATGGGAACGCCTTCTGCCAGGCGTCGGTCGACGGCGCGTTGCACCGCCTCGACCGCTTCTTCGCGCGTGAGACCGCCCACGGGCACGCTGCCGATGCTCACCCGCGGGGCGATGCGGCCGTCGTACGACTGCGCCCACACGGCCGACGTGACGACGGCGGCGCCGAGGGCGAGCAGGAAGGACACGACGGCCGCCGCGGTCGTCGTCCGCCAAAAGAACAGTTTCTTCAGCGCATCCTTCACACGTTCCGGTCCACGACGTTGATATGCGCCCGCGCTTCGGCTTTCGGGAGCGTGATCGTGAGGATGCCGTTGCGCAGCGAGGCGTCGGCTTCGTCGGGCCGCACGGCGCATGGGAGCATGACGGAGCGCGAGAAGCTCCCCCAGAAGCATTCTTGCACGTGCACGAGCGCCTCCGGGTGGTCGACGTGCCCGTGGGAGCGGCTGCCGCGGATGGTGACCGAATCCTCCGTGACGTTCACATCGAGCTCGTCGGCGGCGAGCCCGGCGATCGCCGAGCGGATCACGAGCGTGCGCGGGGTCTCGAGCACGTCCACGGAAAGCTGTCCCTCCTCGGGCTTGAGCACCGCGTCGGCAAGGGCGTCGATATAGGCGTGGTCTTCCACGTGTTCCATAGGGAGAGAGGGCGTTAGGCGAGATGGCGCTGCCGGACGTACTCGTACATCGGGCCGGCGGTGAATCCGACGACGGCCGCCCAGAGGAGTTCCGAGATCGGGATGCCGGCGAGCAGGATACCGGAGAGGTTTTCGGCGCTCCAGAACGCGGCCGCCGCTTCCGGGAACAGACGGACGAAGAATACCTGCTCCACGGAGAATACCAAGGCGGCGATCACGGTGCCGGTGACAAGGGCGTCGAGCAGGAGGTCTTTGCGGTCGGCGACGGCATGGAGCCCCATCATGACGCCGGAAAGGGCGAGCGCCGGCACGGGAGGGATCGCGAGCGTGAGCTGAACCGCCACCGCGACGAACAGCCACGCTCCCGCGACGATGAGCAGGGGCGCGACGAACGACAGCGTCGCCGATCGGATGCGCAGTCGCGCGCCGCGCCAGGCGGCGATGCGGGCATGCCCGGCAGCTGCCGGGGCATGCAGCGCGAGATGGCAGGCGACGGCAGCGATGCCGAACATCGCGGCGGAGAAAACGAATTCGGCGATGCCCGGCGAAACGGACGCCTGCGCGGAGCCTGAACGATGATCCGCGGCCACGAGCGCGAGGGCGGTGGGGGAGAGGATGAGGCCGAGCGCGGACATCGCGAGCTGCTCGAGGCGGGTGCGCTCGGAAACGACGAACAGGAACGCCCAGATGACGAGCATGGCGAGGGTGACGTAGGCGAACGGGGGCATATCTGCGTGAATCCTACCGCGTTCCGCCTCCGGTTCCTAGACGTCGCTTGCATGTGGATAAGGTCATTCGTTGTTGGGGATGTTTTTTTGGAGTACCATGTACGCATTGTGGCACCCCATATCCACAGCCCGAATTTTTTCGAGTGGGCCCGACGAGTGGTAGGCGTGCTGCTGGTGACCGGAATGATTTTCGGTCAGATTGGCGTTGCACATGCGGACGTGCCGCGCATCATCAGCCATCAGGGACGTTTGCTTGATTCCGCGGGAGATTTGCTTGGCGGATCCGGCGGGACCGATTACTGCTTCCGCTTCTCGATCTTCGACGACGCGACCGTGGGAGCGCCCGACAGCCAGCTGTGGCCCGCGGGCACGCCTTCCAACATGACCGCGGAGGTCACCCAAGGCGTGTTCAACGTGAACGTGGGCGACACCGGGGCCGGCGGCGACCTCCTGGACTTCAACTTCGAGGACGATGACGACGTGTACCTGAACGTGCAGGTCGCCACGCAGGTGGGCGGGAGCTGCGCCGGCGGGGACGAGTCGTTTGAGAACCTTTCCCCGCGCCAGCGCATCACCTCCG encodes the following:
- the clpP gene encoding ATP-dependent Clp endopeptidase proteolytic subunit ClpP, whose product is MDTPTANYLIPTVIEKTHQGERAYDIYSRLLKDRIIFLGTQVDDTVANLIIAQLLFLESQDKTKDIKLYVNSPGGSVTAGLAIYDAMQYVKPDVSTICVGMAASMGAVLLAGGAKGKRFSLPNSEIMIHQVLGGFQGQATDIHIHATRILKIKDRLNEILATHTGQKKSKVQEDTERDNFMDPMDAKKYGLIDKVITTL
- a CDS encoding Hsp20/alpha crystallin family protein, which codes for MEHVEDHAYIDALADAVLKPEEGQLSVDVLETPRTLVIRSAIAGLAADELDVNVTEDSVTIRGSRSHGHVDHPEALVHVQECFWGSFSRSVMLPCAVRPDEADASLRNGILTITLPKAEARAHINVVDRNV